A stretch of DNA from Carya illinoinensis cultivar Pawnee chromosome 12, C.illinoinensisPawnee_v1, whole genome shotgun sequence:
TCTGCCATGAGTGTTGCTGTGATGCCTCCAAGGATTCGAGGGTACTCATGCAAGGAAATGAAGTAATGTTGATTGATCCATATTTCTCATTTCCTGTTATTCCAGCTCATACCATGCGTCAACATGATTGCTGATCATGATCAGAATCTGCCATTTATGACTAGATTATTATATGTTTGAAATGATGAAAACTGATATGGATATTGAGTTAACTGGCCTCAGATGATCAATCAGTAATAAAAGATCACAAAGCTTAACTGAGTAATTAAtgcttattttatatatatatatatatattatgtagtaGATATGGAGTTATGCGATTGTCATTTGTCATCTTCTTgttctatatatgtatatagttgATGCATGATTTATATATCTACGATAGAATAAGAATATCACCTCGGACTAGATCTCTTATTTCTCCGGTCAATTAATCCATTAGCCATGGCACTGCCCTTGTCATGTTTAGGGCATGCATGCTTGATGATGAGTCGTCCCCGCAATGCCACTTCATGGTTGCCTAGGATCACATCTACTTCCTGACCATGGTTCCCTTATTCAGTGGCAAATCTCTTTTCCATAATAAtccacgcatgcatgcatgcagggtCAAATCATACGAGGGGCAGTACTGgataaatacaataaaattgAAGAATCCTGTTCATGCTGACATGTCACTTGGTGACACATAACAGTGCCACATCAGCACATACAAAAATTCCTTTACCCTTATAACATCGATCactattttctattaaataatgtgtttgtcatgttttgcatttttgttttacataTATGGGTTTTTCAAATGAGTAATGATATAcgtacaatcatttttataactttttatataatcatgttttaaattgatcagaatatttatgtaaaacgatgttatttttataaattattttataaaattctccctcaattaaaatagaattgaataaaaaattataaaaataattatatgcgTATCATTTCCTTTTTAAGCAGCACAATATCTACCTCGAAGGCATTATTACTATTTGCTGACCTTTGAAACCGATTCTGCATCCTCTTGAGCCTCTGGCCATATCAGGGTTTGGGGGCACCACCCtttttgaagttattttttGTCATTGAAATTTGAGGATCTTTTAATGCATGGGATTCATGTTTGAGAAatgctttaattataaaaagatctcacaaaagtaaatacacatatatatatatatttttaaatagacttaATTCCATTCAATGAAACTGAAGTTATAACTGCGACTAATCAATACAGAAAAAATCCAGATTACTAGCCAAACTGCTCAACTATGAGGGGCTCCCCCgcccataaatttctttatgatgGACATTGTTTTAACTTCTAAATACTCTCTATTGATAACAGTCAATAGAGAATGCGCTCTGTTAAAAAACAAAACTGAAATGACCTCTCTTCTGAAAAAGAGAGGTACTCACACGCTCCACCCTCCAACGAGGAGGAGTACAAACACCCACCTTTCTCCAACGCATGAGTGAGATAGCCACCCACCTTCCTCAAAAGGAGGAGACTCCACTACTATGGACCTCAAGTTCAATAAcctatttcttattatttataaagtaaaaacaaacaaagtacataaaaagtaaaatacatGATCCAgtctaaaacaaaaacatatggGCCCAGTCTTAACACATGGGCCCATTAAACCACAAAGCCCAAGGACCAAGTCTGATTGCAAAAGGAGCTAGGGTTTCATCATATACTTTTGCCACCGCCGACTCCCTTCCTCAATGGGTTCACTAGCGCATGGGCACCGGCAATTGCAAGCGGTTCACTAGAGCTGCACTTCGGCAAGATCACCGACTTCTGCACATTTACTAGTCAACCATTTCCGCTCCTATCCCGCACGcaggtccccccccccccccccggcggctGAGGACCTATACCACCCTGCACCTCATTCTGCCACTTCAGAAGCCGTCGTTACCTTTTGGTAACGTCCACCGTGTATTGATCCTCTGTTTTATGCTCTGAAACCAGAGCATTTTCAAAAACCAACAGACTGGGATCTTTCTCTGTCCACTTCTCCAACCACTTCTCGTGCGTGAATAATTGCATTTCAAACTCTGTTACCGACCGAAAAAAGGGACAGAGAGAGGGATGAACCACCGGGAGTTTGGGCTATGTGCATGAGCCACGGCATGCCGCCATCACTACAGTCCACCACCAAGCAAACTTATTCCAAAACCAGACAAAGCAGAAAAACTAGCTAGACGAACAATAAACCAGACAAAGCAGAAAGACAGAGGGGGGGAAGGGAGAGGGAGAAGTGAGGGTGGAGCTTAAAACTCTTATAGACATGACTAATATTGCTTAATCCCTTGCCAATTCCTTCACCCACCATTGGGTTTGGAAGGTTGCCTCGTCTACTTCATTTTGCCCAACActatatttaatgttaaaattcACATTTTCTACAAGcaacatttaatataattggATTTACATATTGTGTTAATCTTTCTCCAATAATATAGAatgtttagattaattttttttttaatagaaaatctcAATCTCTACGACGCAATTGATTAGAGCTGCACATTCTCCTAATAGGAAAGGCTTACCTCACACACCACATACCTCACACATCCATCTAACAAGGAAGACCAACatgcaatttattattttgtcattttatttaaatacatgtacacatatttaagcattaagatagaatgataaaaatgataaatcacatattaattagATAGATGTTTGTAGTATAAGTCTTTCTTATAACATTTCTCGATAATTATTTCCTTTATGATCGATTTTACCAGCTTATATAGCCCAGCAGTTAACTTCAGGCTGAATAATAGAAGCTAGGATTCTAATTTCTGGCTACATTCTGATTATTTTATGGACCAATCTATATAAAAATCCCTAACTTCCAGTACTAGAAACATTTAGGCATGATTTGGATCGTGAAGCCATTTTAGAGAAGCCACTCGAAAGATTGAGTTTGAGAAACCACTCTGCTGTCCAATCTTTTGAGTGGCTTCGAGCTCTCAAATgaagatggtttttttttttgatatatcTGTTATATAAGTATACTTTTACTTCGATTCTTTACTTTATGgttttttatatcaaatttaatGATCGggaaagaaagataaacatatatatataatgatcatTGCTATATTTATTGGGAATTTAATGTTATCTAAATAATTATTGAGCAATTACAAATGGCTTTATAGTATCTGTTTTATGTTTCGACTTCTCTCTCACCTTAAATTCTAAActtcgattaaaaaaaaaaaaaaaactctaaagaATCAAATAGTAATGCTAGATGTAGTCATAAGGTTTGTAAGCCATGTGCATTCTGTTTCAAATAGAGTATGagtcattattaaaaaattaatttattttatataggtCTCAtaattatccattttttttttaaatatacaaaacTTGCACAgtttaaaactgtaaatatcatttcttatatatacacactagaAATGAACatgttctcttttcttcttcttaatgGCGTACGTGCACACATCATAAACATGCTGCATgcattgtgtatatatatatatatatatattgggaaATGCTAGTGATATTgggttttgatataattttttttatttggtaattaagtaagtattttttttttaatgatgatatgatttcttaaaatgtttaagaatattaaaaaaaaattgtatgacaTTTTGTCTTTTTCAAAGGATTTATAGGACTACGCCATCGGTGGGCGTAATaggaatatttttttgttttttgggtggATCAACGTAACCCAACTATCCTTGTGGCTGAAATTATCGTTTGTGCCATTAATGAATCACATGATAATGATGCATACGATGTTTACGTACATTAATTAGCTAGGTTGATCATTTTATTCTTCGGATGGATCGAATCGGTAGCTGTCTTTAATTATTGCAGATAAGATAACCATGGCTGACCCTTTCTCTCATTTGATTATGAAACATGATGAAGAAAGCACTTCCTTCCCCTGGCCTTTTTTTACTCGTCAATTAACAATTACGTTATCGATCATTAGGTTATACGTATCTGATCATTGCATGCAAAtcccacgtacgtacgtaccaggaaaattcatatttatttttgtggatCAACGTACGTAACCCAACTATCCTTGTGGCTGAAATTATCGTTTGTGCCATTGATGAATCACATGATAATGATGCATACGATGTTTACGTACattaattagctagctaggttgatcattaattttattcttcGGATGGATCGAATCGATCGGTAGCTGCATGTCTTTAATTAtggcagatatatatatatatatatatatataagataacaATGGCTGACACTTTAATTTCTCTCATTTGATTATGAAAGGCGAAAGCACTTCCATCCCCTTCTTTTTACTCGAccaactaattaattatatcttctTATTTTCCCGTAACTTCACTGTTTTTAATGATAGCTCTGtccatttctttatttttaaatccagatattctaaaatttttctttacaagTTAATTATATGAGCTGATCATGTAATATAAACGTCggaatttaaaattcttttttatcgtGAGATAGATCTGACTACATAtcacattaatttaatttataagctttctttttataattctatttgaaaagTAATATTTATGGTTGTAGTCGTAGAATGCATAAATACTAcgtaatctttttaattttcaagcATGATTCATATATGAAAACTATATATGATTAAAATAGGCTTATAATCAGAACGATTTCGCTGcatatctctctctcaatatatattatttgttactCTTTGTTAGTTAGATGTGATCGGGGGTTATTTTGTTGGgagtaataatatttatattactcttttataattattttataattaacttTTAATCAATCGATACAATCAtgtcatttcattaaaaataaaatttaatatcacAAAACAACGCATGCATCCATCTATTTGACGTGGAGTTGtaaaattattacttgtaaGTACTTAGTTTGTAAatacattatttattttgaaactcaatataattataaaaaaaattaaataataatattttttaagttaatcAATATGGGCCTAAAAACGTTTTAATAAGCGATTTTAAACTTGATTAacttaaggaaatattttaaaagagtaatgctatatacaatcaTAGAGTGTGCAAGGATtgtgcaatcactttgaaaaagagtagagttaactgttaaaaaattatttttttcatgtgggttctatatttatttacttttttaaagtaattatatgACATTTACACATTcataactacaaatatcatttctcagtttaaaattatgcAAGAAATTGATTGCATGGTGATTCTAAGGTAAGCAAGAGGTGTCAAATTTGGATTAGaatattttacaactatttGAGTCAAATCATCGTAGTCTTTTAGCTTATGTAGTCGATCGGCCTTCTTACACTCACGTGTCTGCAAGAATGCTCATTGGTTTTGAACAAATTAGGCAAGTCGATACATACGATAGGTGAAGGAAAGACCCCTCATTTCATATTGTTTGGGGATTGAACACAAGTCTGATCAATGATTAGAGAGGAGGGGTGGATAAAAGGGCTACAAATGGATTTAGGAGTATTTGTATGAGTCGTATGTGGTGAGAGTTGCATGCATGGTAACCAAGGGGGTTCATGTCTATGTTAGTTTTGTGGAGTCTGGTTTGTTAGTGTGTCAACTCAATTCGATAAGGAtacgttataatttttttacaaatttttaatgAGGATTAGGCCATGGAACGCAAGCTTGGGTCAATAGGCCCAAGTAGGATTTTCCCTTTTTGATGTGCGGGAAGCGCCAAATAGAAAGTTTGATCAACATTTGCGCAAAAGGTCACTTAAGCAAAACTCATGCAAAGAGTTCACTCAAAACTCGCTCGATAGGTCACTCACGTAAATATTGGACAGACATTTCGCTCAAGGCGGGCTCAGCACTCCGCTTTGGTGAGAATTAGAATTTTTGTTATGTGACACTATAAATATGTACTTAATGAATAATATAGCTGGTTCTAAACAGTGAATTTAGCCCTAAAGTATATTTTGTGACTCCTCAACATTGACGACGTGTTTTGTATCAGCCACATTCCTCACCTCCTGTGTGGTATCCTATGAAACAACAACAATGAGGGCTTGgggaaaggatttgttttggggggggagGGGGTCAGGTAGACCTCTAATGCCAAAGTAAGTGTTGTGGGCAATGATTGGAAAAAGGAATGAAGgagcaaaagaagaagagagagtcCCCTTACCTAAGCCTGGAAATGAGTTTGTATACCTAGCTGAGGTGGTCCCCTCCTTACTATGGCCAAGTGCAGTTGTACCAGTGCAGTTGTACCCTTCCCCTCGTCTGCACTTTGCATCGGGTGTAGGAAGTGCGTCCACTATCCAAACTCCTGGGCCAGGACATGGCTCCTATCGTTGTTGTCACTTGTGGCTGTCCCCATACTATCAACACAACATGATCTCCTATAGGTAGTGATACGTGTGGTCGCTCTGACGACCCTCTCCTTCTTGACACTTACTTCGAGGGCTAGGCCCAAGTCTTCTCTTATTACCTACGTGGAGTTGGGCTACACACCTCATAGGAGAGCCTAGGGCCTTCACTCACCCCACCAAGGGAAATTCTCCTTTCCAATCAGTATAATAAAATCTTCTACAACTCTATAGAAGTAAGCACGTTGCCTAAACCACGTTAATTTTACAGCATGCAATtgatttgtttgtatttattttttacttttatgttaTCATTTTCACAACAATCTATATCCTTCAAATCTTCAAATTGAGCTGATTTCTTCCAAATCACACTAATAACATAAGAAAGAATGATTGACACTATTAAGCCCAAGCAGTGAATGTCCTCCTAAACAAAGTAACCTCTCATCTTCTATATCTGCTTGATGCCAAAATACTTTTATGtatgatatatatgtatgtatacacagatgaatctcgttaacatatttaatatttagaaCTATATTATTCATAAGGATTAttgaatataattgattaaaaaaatggtaagaATAAAAACCGGTAAACTTAAGACATTACAAGCGGTTACTGGGAGGTGACATGTTGGTTGTCTACATTAATGGAGTCAGTGACCCATTTACATCAACACCATCACCACCCTCATAAACAACGTCAATAATAATTGCTGAAAAGAAGTTGCGGCTTTGCGGTGGAAAGGCCTTTTCAGACAGCAAAGAGACCAACGAAATAGGGTCCACTCCAGTTGCTGATAGACCAAACCCATCCTCCTTCCCCCCTACCCCCCGAActtcttttttattggtaaaaatGTTCAATGATTTGGCCGCTAGtgtatttgtatgttttttgggtgttaattttattttaatttctatcaaattaattattaataattttttttcatcaaaaattaaatattttttaataagatttataaaatcatcTGAAATCATCTCAACATTTAAATACAGTCTAAACAGAaatgcaataaaaaaatatagtattttcttaaaaaaaaatgaaaataaataacgtTACTTGAGTTAAAAGTTTGTGATCTGATTAATATAATcccaacttttaaaataaaagttgaagttCGAAACCGTCGTCtctaaattcatttaaaaaaaaaaaaaaaattcatatgagAGGGAACAATATAAAGTGGTTCGAACGTGCGTTGGATGAGAGCAGTAGTGTGTATGCAGGCAGAGACACGATTGCATGCGCCGCGCTACTAATTTCCCTACCTAAGACAAgtgagaaagaaataacacataaaaaaaaggggggaaTTTAGATGCAAAGATGTGGTGATTGGCAGCCTTTCCGCAGTCTTTCCCACAACACCACACGTAAGTAATATAGAATAATAAACCCAATATTTTAGTGTTAAAGTCAATTTCAGATCTACTTCGTTCGTAGGCagactaattattattttttcatcgtttttgttttgtttttgtatgtTTTGTTCTCCAATGCCAATAGCCTTTGCAATTATAttgtcttttattattattataaaatctaGTCGGTGTTGTATTTCCTTTGTTGTTGTctgtttgttttgatttttttaatttgaattatgaatatatatatataataataattatacacttatatttctttatatatatatacacttatatatatataataataattttctttaaatttggattaaaaaaattgaagttaaAAATGACATTcttgtataattaaaaaaaagggttaatatttttataaaattaaattatataattatgttgattgattgaatttaatctattatttataaattatattattatttttttataaatttttaatttcattttatctaatgaAACGAGGGACATCCACACATATCGATAAGTAAtatttatggttatttattggATGACAGCTTACACGCAATGAGCGTGGAAACAGACCGAAGTTATAAGTAGAGGCGAATGTAGCATGTACGCTCACAACTGTAGGTGGTCCCACACCATGATGATACCTCGCCGGCAATCACGTGGTCCAGATGTAGGTAGATCACCCACCGTCACTATTCCCCCACTTCACACAAATCACCATCCTCCACGTGGCCATTTTCACTTTTGGTCCAGACAAAATTCCCTTGTACTTTAATTCCATTATTTAAAGCCTATCACCATCTTATTtcctatataaaaattttatttataattatttttatatattcttttatatattttattaatataattaattaaattattttttaaaatataaaataattattttaaacaatcacattaataaaatatataaaaataattatacgtaaCATAATTCTTTTTTAGTGTGCTACTAATGACTTTAATGGTGCAAAGTCTAATGctagaaaatttatttataacaaaTAATGCTTTCAAAAAGTTTGATAGTTCCAATTATTCCTTTATTGAATCAAATTGGATCATTTGGTGAagcaaaatgatagagtaatgttaaatataattatagtttgTATAAACACTAttactctttttgaaaaagaatgagatttattattaaaaattaatttctttttcatgcagatctcatatttactcatttaaaaaaaaaaaataaatgtatgatACTTGTATATTctataactatatgtaacattattttgaaattttataacaCTTAGGGCATTTGACTTGGGCCAATTTCTCAAATTTAGATATTCTCAATCAATTCGCGTATATGCATAAATCTTTCTCAATatcctcaaaaaataatatttattaacacaaaataaagaaaatgggtGAATCAAGTTACTATACTATTTTGTTACAATTTGGTTATCAAAACTTCCATATGATGTAATCCAATGTATATTATAAGATCTAATTAAATATTCTTGTCAAGTAGTGATGttttcttcctcatcctcatcttaCTTTGAGAAGAGACCTTTTTAATAAGAAGCTTTAGGATATCGATTATTAAGGTTTattattaaagaattaaaaaaataaaataaaatatgtttctaTCATGCATTTTGTCATCTCAAAACACTGACCGatgcaatatattttaaattagaaaattttatcaataattataatttcatgtatataaccatatgttttaatgtatcggttattaaaatggtgaaaattttgaaattcacaTAATGGAACGACTACTTATAATATTGTGTATAAATTTATACGTATATGTGACACTactcttttaaatttatttatattaatttgtaattatgataataaaatatgaaaataaagactagcatttaaatttatatatataattaagatcGTTTACTATTGTATAggtaacataaaaaataattgcccaaaagaaatatatgaaaatataattaaaatgctATAATGTATTGAAGGAAGGGTTCACGATAAGGTAGGTGGGGGGGACGTCTCCATCATAATATAACTCAACATGGTCTCATTTATGTGAGAGCACGTAAAACGATAAGATTCGTCTTGGGATGATCGGGTCGGGTTCAAACTACAATAATGCCCGACACAACGCCCGCTCAATCTTTTTGGGTGTTTCGTTCGTGGGAATGAGTGTCGGTTCTCTGGTCTCTCTGTTCCAGTCCAGCGCTCAAAACTGTAGCGTTTTTGTTTTCGAACACTTGTTTCGCGtcggtgtttttatttttaaatttgcaaTATATAAAACCGCTGCCATGGAGAGCATTTTCTTTCTGGTACAAGCTACTACCCATTCTTTCCCTTCATTGTTTTCCCTCTGGCTCTCTCTTACGTTGGTTTTtgcattcttttcttttgggaGTTCCAGGGAGAGCAGTGTCCTGAACTGGGTTCCATTCACATTCTTCCCAAACTAGCTGGTTCGGAATCCCTTCCATTTTTTCTAGTTCAGGTACAGGCTGTGGTTATCAGAATTAGTGCTTCTTCTTTTGATAGTTGGGTTGTATAGGGTATTTTGTTTTATCCAGAGATATGGTTCCTTTTCTGATCGTAAgctattaataaaaaagaaagaaaccgaACGAAAAATGGTCGTTCAAAATGGTAGCTCGGATTGTTTTCTAATGAGTATTGAAGGTTGTAATGTGCATTTTGTGATCACGTATTTGTATATTGGATATTCTGAATTTGAATACTGAGATTTGATGAAACACTAACTGCATTTACGAAGTAGGGACAAATTATGAGCAAATGATTCTCTATCCATGGTTAGAATAGCAGGTTTCATGCGTCAGTCCGATCTATTATTATTACGCCAGTAATAACAATTAAATGCtctgttcttcttctttctactTTCCATTctcagttttgtttttttttgtttttttttctgcGCGCCCAAACacacgcgcgcgcgcgcgcgcgcacacacatatatatatatattttcttttttaattattattatttttttcccatgttttgacattttttattttgcgTTTACATAAGCTGGGAAAAGGTGAGAAAACTCTCTTCGCTTATAGACCTTGCAGAGCTTCTGTTCTTCGGATCAAGTTTCCCAACTTTGAGGGTAATATTTTGTTACCACACCACGACGTAACTCGCCTCTAGAAAGTATAAAATTCGATAAGCTTTATATAACACGTTTTATCTATGTGTATTTAACAATATAGAAGGTTAGATTTTGTCGGTTGAGGCTAAATTGTAGTTCTTTTGTTATGTTCGATGCAGTTGGGTTTTGGTTGTGTCAGCTAACTCAATTGAGTTTATTGGACCACACCTTATTTCATTTTTGAAGAGTGAAGGATTGATCCATCATCTGTGGATAACACGTTATAAATTCAAGGATATTCCTAGCAAAAGATATAAGAAGATGGATGGTTGAGAAATCTTTGTTATTTCAGAGGAGATAACTCCACATTATGATTCTATGTCTATGTagaaatctttattttttgtcttttgattTGATACGCGCAGAATGGCCTTTGCAAGATTAGTCCAATGGTTAAATCTTCTAGCATGTGCATTGCTATTGCTCAAAACAGAAGGCTTTAATGTAGGAATTACTTATGTCCAGACTGCGGTAGCAAAAGGAGCTGGTGAAAAATTTCTTCTGAAATAAACTGATTAAAATTAATCCTTTGTTATTGTCCTTTCAAATCTTCGTTTTTTATGGTCCGGAATCGGGTCTGTTCTGCAGTTTGTTTGGATGGAAGTCCACCAGCTTACCACTGGGATAAGGGATTTGGTGCAGGAATGAATAATTGGTTAGTTCACATTGAGGTTTGTCCTTTTTCCATACCCCATGTCACAATGGCATAATGTGATAATATGTAATCAAACATTCAATGTAATCCAAGTGTTGTATGTTTGATTACTTTCTTTCAAATGTAGTTCTGAAAGGACCTTACAATTCCACTTATAAAAACTTAGGTTGTCTTTTTACAGTTCCCACTTGGAAGATatgaatttaatcatttaatttgcatcctagcattttcctttacaTGTGGGTTGGACCCCCTTAATAAGTGAGCTTAATACATGGAATATATAATGAAATGAGTAAGTGTGGAGTCTGGCTTGAACTTTAAACCTTTTGATAACATGTCAAGTCATCATTTATCTAAAAAACTTAAAGCTGATAGAAGCGGTGAATTTATTCATTTAACCGATAGTTTCACCTGCCTTTTGCTCTGTTTCACAGGGAGGTGGATGGTGCAACAATATAACCACTTGTCTTTCTCGTAAGAACACTCGTCTGGGTTCATCTAAGCAAATGGCCAAGGAAATTGCTTTCTCTGGCATTATGAGTAAATATCGAATGTTTAATCCTGGTATGGCTTAACAGTTTATTGATTTAGTTAATCTTTTTCAGCTTTTATCACCCTCGATTCTTCCTGAGCTTTGCTTACTGAtgagatttataaaaatctGATTTAATATCCAGACTTTTACAATTGGAACAGAATCAAGGTTAGGTACTGCGATGGGTCATCATTTACTGGTGATGTGGTAGCAGTCAATCCAGTaggtttcaagttttaattTCAGGGAATAATCTGATTTCAGTGTATCCTGTGTTTTATGTATTTGGTGGGGtcttaaattgaataaaaatttgatCAGGCCACTAATCTGCACTTCAGAGGAGCAAGGGTTTGGCTTGCTGTCATTGAGGATCTGTTATCAAAAGGAATGAAAAGTGCCAAAAATGTATAGCACTACGACCATTTCTAGATTTAACCCTTCTCTAAAGTCCTCGTTCCTATAACTAGTCAAGACTTGTAACCACAGGCTATTCTCTCTGGTTGTTCAGCTGGTGGATTGACTTCTATTTTGCATTGTGATAGCTTCAGAGCTCTCCTACCTATAGGTGCAAAAGTTAAATGCCTGTCGGATGCTGGTTACTTTATTAACACGTAAGCTCATATCCCTCACCTTCTATCTTGACCTCATATTCGGGAATGAGAGTTGGTTTAAGGTACACATACCTGTAATTTGACACCAAAACATTGTGCAACAGGAAGGATGTTTCGGGAGCACAACACATTGAAGCGTTCTTTAGTGAAATGGTTGCAACACATGTattcatgctctctctctctctctctctctctctctctctctctctctctctctctctctctatatatatatatatatatctgatgATTAACCATTGCTTTCATGATTTTATGGCTTCTGCCATCTATGCTGCTACGAGTAGGCAGTTTACTCTTTGGTTCTATTTTTGGTTGCTTGCTCATTCAAATCACTCTCTCTATGTCAACCGAGGCAAAAGTTGCCTCTTGTTCATGCAAAGGAGAGCTCCCTTTTATCAAGCTTGCATTAGATCCAAAAGGCAACATATGATTCTtagttttttctctttttttttttttttttttcaattttg
This window harbors:
- the LOC122289486 gene encoding pectin acetylesterase 8-like isoform X5, whose protein sequence is MAFARLVQWLNLLACALLLLKTEGFNVGITYVQTAVAKGAVCLDGSPPAYHWDKGFGAGMNNWLVHIEGGGWCNNITTCLSRKNTRLGSSKQMAKEIAFSGIMSKYRMFNPDFYNWNRIKVRYCDGSSFTGDVVAVNPATNLHFRGARVWLAVIEDLLSKGMKSAKNAILSGCSAGGLTSILHCDSFRALLPIGAKVKCLSDAGYFINTKDVSGAQHIEAFFSEMVATHGSSKHLPSSCTSKLRAGFCFFPQYMAQQIRTPIFLVNAAYDSWQIKNILAPGVSDPHGYWHSCKLNIKNCSPSQITAMQAFRRQFLKALSALGPSSSRGLFIESCFAHCQTETQETWFSSDSPLLSRTTIARAVGNWFYDRSPFQKIDCPYPCNPTCHNRVFDTKEHPDL